One genomic region from Nymphaea colorata isolate Beijing-Zhang1983 chromosome 12, ASM883128v2, whole genome shotgun sequence encodes:
- the LOC116265968 gene encoding pectinesterase inhibitor 7-like produces the protein MVSLRISTVFCFFFIFASLTSANGATTVHGKLFQATTNFIMTSCQATHYPEICYNSLQSYASLVRRRPRQLALIALSVSLDRARSMSAALSRMKAANRGSMSRREVGAMKDCLETLGDSVYLLKQSVKEMEGMGNTGNWGLQINDLQTWVSAALTDEDTCMEGFSGDGAVDVAEIKSEVRSSILRVAQLTSNALDFINQLSQVGKKVLP, from the coding sequence ATGGTTTCTCTGCGGATATCCACcgtcttttgtttcttcttcatctttgccTCACTTACTAGCGCCAATGGTGCTACAACAGTACACGGAAAGCTTTTCCAAGCTACCACAAACTTTATTATGACTTCTTGTCAAGCGACCCATTACCCAGAGATTTGTTACAACTCATTGCAGAGCTATGCTAGCCTGGTTCGGCGCAGACCCAGGCAGCTGGCCCTTATCGCGCTCTCAGTGAGCCTAGACCGAGCCCGGTCCATGTCGGCGGCCTTGTCCAGAATGAAGGCGGCTAACAGGGGATCGATGAGCCGCAGGGAGGTCGGTGCCATGAAAGACTGCCTTGAGACCTTGGGCGACTCCGTATACTTGCTGAAGCAGTCGGTTAAGGAGATGGAGGGAATGGGCAATACCGGCAACTGGGGACTGCAGATCAATGACCTGCAGACTTGGGTGAGTGCTGCGCTCACTGATGAGGACACATGCATGGAAGGATTCTCCGGCGACGGGGCCGTCGATGTCGCGGAGATTAAGTCGGAGGTCCGGTCTAGCATCCTGAGAGTGGCGCAATTGACAAGTAACGCACTGGATTTCATCAACCAGTTGTCTCAAGTTGGGAAGAAAGTCCTACCATGA
- the LOC116265996 gene encoding non-specific lipid transfer protein GPI-anchored 3-like yields the protein MEKGVGGRVAVLMVVVAAAAAMVGMGGRGVSAQGTSTCVNDLVVCQKDISNASTKPDSKCCSALNNAVSKELSCLCDLYKQDTIFQTLGLNKTRAMELPGLCGIKAGLSLCNTTSATPPSSATPSPSSTPGAGSGSNSSSGATKLGWGVTPWWALVLLPASLIGL from the exons ATGGAGAAGGGGGTAGGAGGAAGGGTGGCGGtgctgatggtggtggtggcggcggcggcggcgatggTGGGGATGGGAGGAAGAGGTGTGAGCGCCCAGGGTACTTCCACATGCGTCAACGATCTGGTGGTGTGCCAGAAGGACATCTCCAATGCGTCGACGAAGCCGGATAGCAAATGCTGCAGCGCCCTCAACAACGCGGTGAGCAAGGAGCTCTCCTGCCTCTGTGACCTCTACAAACAAGACACTATCTTTCAAACTCTCGGACTCAACAAGACGAGAGCGATGGAGTTGCCTGGACTCTGCGGCATCAAAGCCGGTCTCAGCCTCTGCAACACTA CTTCGGCTACTCCTCCATCATCCGCAACTCCGTCTCCCTCATCTACCCCTGGAGCCGGttcag GTTCGAACAGTAGCAGCGGAGCTACGAAGTTGGGATGGGGCGTGACGCCATGGTGGGCGCTCGTGTTACTGCCCGCATCACTTATTGGACTCTGA
- the LOC116265308 gene encoding non-specific lipid transfer protein GPI-anchored 19-like — translation MVVAVMVVVIAIIGGGGGGRAAGEELPSCAKYMYPCLAAIQSGLVEPGKYCCASFRMAITVELDCICGLYNSSSASFFEHGGSQPLSRSRALEIPALCASNEFASAPASPSSPGSPPGRNSGTQSKVSRLTIGNAATAWILASILIP, via the exons ATGGTGGTGGCGGTGATGGTGGTGGTTATAGCCATtataggaggaggaggaggaggaagggctgCAGGGGAGGAGTTGCCTTCCTGTGCCAAGTACATGTACCCGTGCCTTGCTGCCATTCAGAGCGGTTTGGTGGAGCCGGGGAAGTACTGCTGCGCCTCTTTTCGGATGGCCATCACCGTAGAGTTGGACTGCATCTGCGGCCTCTACAACTCATCTTCGGCCAGCTTCTTCGAGCATGGCGGCAGCCAACCTCTCAGCCGGTCGAGGGCCCTTGAGATACCTGCCCTCTGCG CTTCCAATGAATTTGCATCAGCACCAGCATCACCTTCATCTCCAGGTTCACCTCCAG GCCGTAACTCAGGCACTCAGAGCAAAGTTTCAAGATTGACCATTGGCAATGCTGCCACTGCATGGATTCTTGCCAGCATCCTCATCCCTTGA
- the LOC126410643 gene encoding non-specific lipid transfer protein GPI-anchored 8-like gives MEGRRISMVVAILVGLTSINVGGVKGLSNCDAYLDPCDGDMPTEECCNSLNTLVTKDVPCFCTLTQGDNVTQDVQLIQDACGITVRPSICSKGHKNEAFKNEAFMPKWAVGLILLCIITIIIPGK, from the exons ATGGAGGGAAGAAGGATAAGCATGGTGGTGGCGATCTTGGTAGGACTAACAAGTATTAATGTGGGAGGGGTGAAGGGGCTTAGTAATTGTGACGCATATCTGGATCCTTGCGACGGGGATATGCCGACGGAGGAATGCTGCAACTCCCTGAATACTCTGGTGACGAAGGACGTCCCCTGCTTCTGCACCCTCACCCAGGGAGATAACGTCACCCAAGACGTCCAACTTATTCAGGATGCATGCGGCATCACAGTCCGTCCCAGCATCTGCTCCAAAG GTCACAAGAATGAAGCTTTCAAGAATGAAGCTTTCATGCCAAAGTGGGCAGTAGGGTTAATTCTTCTATGCATCATCACAATTATCATCCCCGGGAAGTGA